A stretch of DNA from Excalfactoria chinensis isolate bCotChi1 chromosome 6, bCotChi1.hap2, whole genome shotgun sequence:
TGTAGTTGTAAATCCAGTGTGCCAGGTACTCTATTGGGTCTGCGGGCCGACGCTCCACAACCTCCGCCAGACCCTTTTTCAAGCAATTTCCCAGGCATCTCCTCAGGTATTGAGACTCCATTCACACCTATTGACAAACAGACGGCTATTAGTCGCCGGTATCGGAATTCAGACAGGAATTCGCGGAAGTATTGACTGCATCACATCCCCAGTGTGATGTTGGTGGTTTTAGCAAAGCTAATTTAATCAGTTAATATGAGAAAGTCCGGTCCTGTCCCCCCCCGTTCCCTACTGCGCGTCCTTCCGCGTTACCGAGCAACCGCACTCCCGGCTGGAGCCTGCGGTACTTGGCCGGGTGGTGTCGCTGTCGCTCAGCCCACGGCCCGTCCATCGGCCGCCGCCATTTTGCGTCTGCTTCCGCCGGAAGGCCGGCGGGCATCGGGCATGCGCGGCCCCCGTTTAAGCCCGAAACGATGGCGGGCGGAGGCGGCGTGCCGGCGGCGTCCCCCGTGGGGCAAGTGGTGTTGCCCGGcgatgtgctgctgctgcccgagCACGGCGAGCAGGACCTCGAGAAGCTGCCGCTCGGCACCAGCGCGGCCCCGCGGGGGAGGCTGCTTTGCGGGCCGGGCCTGCGGCGTTGTGCGGGCGGGCTGATGGTGACCAAGTGCGGGCTGCTGCGGCACCGGCAggcgggcggcggagcggcggcggcgggcggcgccTACTGGGTGGACTCGCAGCAGAAGCGGGTACGGCGGCAGCTGGCTGTGGGGGGCGGTGATGTGCGGGACGAGCCCGCTGATCGCTTGTACCCGTTGCCGCTTGCAGTACGTGCCGGTGAAAGGAGACCACGTTATCGGCATCGTGACGGGCAAGGTGGGAGACGTGTTCCGGCTGGACGTCGGTGGCAGCGAGCAGGCCTCGTTGTCCTACTTGGCCTTCGAAGGCGCGACCAAGAGGAACAGGCCCAACGTGCAGGTAACGCTGCCCGCCGGGAGCTTGCCTTTGTAAAAGGTGCTTTTACCACTCGCACTGCATAAAAGAGGAACGTGGCTTTTTCTTAGACCTTTTCTAATGACCGGTATGGGGTGTCCCGATGAGGCCGTGAGTCTTTTCTATTTCCTCGAGAGCTTTGTGTGCTTCTTCACTTCTGACCTTGCACCTTTCCCGTTAGCTATTAGTGGCAGGTGTAACTCGTGCAGTAACGTGGGTCCCAAGGGGGCACTCTGAGGCTTTTAAAGCATCCTCTTGATACTGGTGCTGGTAGAGGAGGGTTTGCTTTGTAGCATTTACAAGTTGTTTTGTATTAGCTGCATTCACCAGAAATGCCGTCAGCAGAGTGTAAAATGGGCTGTGCTTTAAGAAGGAATAGACTAGAATGGCTTCTGGTACACCTTCTGAGTTAAGAATCGTTCCCTAACATGTAACCTttatctcccctcttttaattcaaagccattcccccttgtcctatcactactaGGCTATATAAAAAGTCACTCCctttaagcactggaaggctTTGATGGGGTCtatccagagccttctcttctctaggctcAATAAGCCTAACTCCCTCAACTTTTCTTTGCAGGAGAGGCACTTGGGCCCTCTTTTGACCCATTCCAATGGTTGTCTTGTGTCAGGGGCCACAGGCTTGGACCAAGTACCCCATGTGGGGCCTCACAATGGTAGAGTAAAGGGGTTACCTCACTCACCCTTCTGGCTACCCTTCTTTTGATCCAGCCTGggatcccattggccttctgagctgcgAGTGTACACTGCTGGTTCTTGTCCAGATTTTCATCCAGTTTACAACTGTTCTGTTGTCTTGGTGTCTCTTTATGGACTGAATGTTCCTTACAAATGTGCAGTGTTACCTTCTCTAatactttcttttgttgttttttggcaCTGCTTGCTTTAGGTGGGAGACCTTATTTATGGTCAATTCCTTGTAGCAAATAAAGACATGGAACCAGAAATGGTCTGTATAGACAGCAGTGGAAGAGCAAGTGGAATGGGAGTGATTGGACAAGACGGCTTCCTCTTTAAAGTTTCCTTAGGTCTGATAAGAAAGTAAGTACTAAGAAAGCCAGTTGTGCTAAAGTGTTGGGGTTGTTAAACTCAGCATGTGTCTAAACAACACACAGTCATTTGTTCCTCTCCCTCCAGACCCCACCCTGCTTTTCCCAATAGGCCTGGAAATAGAAttgattaaaaaacacaaagtaGAATtcgtgggttgagataaaactatttacaaagagaaaagaaaaaagatactATTTAtgacaaatacatatatatgtgaatGTATATAGCAAGTTAACCactgactgatgcccagctagGCCctaagcagcagaagagagagaaaaaaggactCACGTCCCATTCAAAACTTTCCTTTTGCGTAATGttatatggtatggaatatccctttggccactTAAAGTCAGCTGTCTGATTTCTATCCCTTCTCAGCTGCTTGGGTGCCCCTGCCCTGtgcttcccagctccttgtCAGTTCCACGTCCCCCAGTTGGTAGGACAGTAAAAGAGAGTGGGGAAAAATGAAGTATgcttggctctgtacagcagtGTTCAGCAACAGCTGGAAACATGGGTGTATTATCAACATTGGTTTTCTGCTAAAACCAGAACAGCGTCTTAcagacactgaaggaaaagacaatTCTGCGCAGCTGAAGCTAGGGGAGTAGCATTGTGTTTTTAGGTAGGATATACACAGCTGTCTCTAATCTCTGTAGTGTGAAGTAGCCAGTAATTAGGCTATGTGGTTGCTGTGGTGCATTTATATCAGTTTTACTGGGTAAAGGATGCGTGTACATCAAACTAGCAACAGTGTGTGACTATCACAAAATACCAGCTGATAGTGATAAGTGATGGTCAAACTTCTTGTTGCTCTGATGTTGAGGGGAGGAGAGCATCTGTTCTTAGAAATGCAAAGTAGTCAATTCATACCTGGGTTTTGTAAGTAATTTGGTTTACATGCCTTATCATTGATGTGAACAGCTAAGTTATTTTTCAGCCTTGTTCTTGGTAACTCTTCTGCCTAATTAGGAAAACAACTACAATGCACGGGTGCTCTCTTTAGGTGCACGTGTTTTGGGAGGAGAACTTCAGTTCTGATATGGCTGGATGTGCAATTTGAATTTGAACCTTTTGGAGTTGCTCTTGCAACTagtgctgctgttgtgttgcTGACTGATATTGATGTAATACTTAGCATTCACTTTTTCCTCCAACCTTTTCTCATCTTATTTTACAGACTCTTGGCTCCCAAATGTGAAATAATCCAGGAGCTGTCACAGCTGTACCCATTTGAGCTGGTGCTGGGAATGAATGGAAGAATATGggtaaaagcaaaaacagttcAACAGACTTTAATTATAGTCAATATTTTAGAAGCTTGTGAGCATatgactgcagagcagaggaaacaaGCGCTTGCCAAACTGTCAGGGAATTGAGAAGAAGGAAGTCTGAGGGTTTGCGATCGCTGTAGGATATTCTGCTTATTTTTGTATTCAGATTTATATTAAAAGTCTCACTCTAAATGAAGTACTAGATGTTTTTGGTGGTTCTTTGTTCCCTTTATGCACTCAGCTACCTTATTTAGGATACCTTGTGGTTATGAAATACTGTCCATTGTTGTGGATTGTGACTGGTGTGAAGAGGGGCTTGAAAAGCTTCAATGGTGAGTTTTGACATGAAGTTTTTCCAGAACAAAACTGGTCAGTTTATAAGCTGGGTATATTTGGTTTTACTAGTTAATAGTAGAGCTTCCTATGGTACATGTTTACTTGGGGTAACTGTGAATCATCAGTTCTGGTCAGGTGTTGTGTATAATTAGTGATGGATCGATCTAATATCTTAGAGAATTTGAGAATAGAGACCCAGGTGGAGAAATGCAAGGAAGTAATTGTAGGTTGTACCTGCAAGTAATTACAGTGTGCTTCAGGTAAGGCTGAATGCATCATCCCGGTGGCATTAAAACTTTCCCTGAAAGATAAGCTGGCTAATAGTCTTGATGAAACAGAGTTCAGAATATAACTTCAGTATGAACATTCAGGAACCTTGATGGCTAAATGGTACTGTGAGGGTTGCTTTGAAAGTGATGCCTCCTGTTCTGTTATGTTGGCCCACCATGTCAGAGGTCAGTGATGGTATGGCAGTACAGGTTGAATCTTTGCTCTAATATTCTACTACACGTTGTTGccatgtaacagatggcagTATAGGGGCAGTCTGATTAAGTGccatctgatgtggaagtgcttATGATGCAAAGAGGTGGAAGCGAGCTCCTCCATGTGAAAGAATTTGCACTCATTGCCATTtgttgatgcttgctgaatgtttatgcagaccaaacagtggatgtgcacttgcagcccagaaggccagctgtgttctgggctgcattaaaaaaggggtggccaatGAAGAGAGGGAGGTGCTTGTCCCactctactcagctcttgtaaGGCCTGGTCTGCAGTTTATGCCTGGCAAAAACACAGGTAATGGTGGCACtatgttgaaaagcagtgttttgtatcTGTTATGATTTTGCTCTCCTGTAGTGTTATCgtgctctttgttgtagttaCCATGGAAATGAgtaggaggtgttacttttggagtgacctatgtaGTTGACTTAATAGCAGTGATATTTGAAGTCATTTGTGACTCCAAGTGCATTTTAACTAGAGATGAGCTAAAGACCACTGCAGCAATAGCTGTGTCCTCAGCAGTAGGCAGTTTCCGTTTCTTAGCATACATCATAAAGACTCAATACATTTTTGCTTCATGTTTAGCATAATAAACATCTCCAAAAAATAAGTTGTTGGACTTGGTTGCGTAGTAGTTATCTGCATTCATATAAAGGAAATGCAGTCCTGGGACTGGGAGGATATCGCTGTCATTTTATTGTATGAATAGATTGTTTCTGATGTTTTGAGGAAGTTCCCAGAAGAGGTGGTGGAGTTCTTTGACAGCCGGGAGCAATACTTAAACGTATCCATCTTAAAGGACTACAGCAGCCAAGTTAGCTGTTTTAAGCAATTACCTGAATGCATCCTGTGGTTCTTAAGCTGAGTTGCTTGATAAACAATATCCAATAAACTACAAAAATGGTATAATTGATGTAAGCCTGCAAATGTTCCTTAATTCCAAATAGAAATGGAATCTTTCCTACTTGCTCAGTCTTTTGTTCAAAGTTGAGTTCATGGTATTTAATTAAGATGACTGGGAAACGCATTTACTCATTTAGAAGTTGCTTCTATTCATAGCCACACCTGACTCATCTTTAATATGCTTACTTGGGGCTTCCCCTGATTCAATAAAAACCAAACTAactgtttccttctgaattGTAGCCATTAGATTAATAGTGCTGTTATTTCACTGCCCTTCTTCTTTAGCATTTAGGGTACTGTTCATCTGCTTGGTAGTTCTTTTTAGAAGTCTTTGACCTTTGCCTGTCTCCTTTGCTCCTAATTGAAGTGACTTGCACTCACATGCTGTAAATacttaaaagcttttaatgTCTTGGGTGTATGTAACTACACTGTAATAAGGATTTCACTAAGTCTGTTATTCTTTGTTGTCTCCTCAAACTGGTGAGAATCCGTGGAGGTTTTTTGTTATTAGGAAAAGGAGTCATAATAGAAGCATTTGACTAATCATATCAAGGAGCTAATTCTAATGAGGTTTGTGAATGTTCTGGAATCGTAATGGTAAAACCACAGGAAGTGGGAATGGCACGGATCATTTCCTGAAGAGTTGTGGCTTCAAATGAAATTAGCCGAATCTTCCCCCTTTTGCCTGTCTAAGCAACCTCCCTTCCAGAAGTTTTGAGTTTTAAGCCTAATCTGTTTGATAAACGAGCATTCATTGATTTTTTTACAAGTCTGCTTTTTGTGGTGCAAGGGAGCAACTGGTAACTTTGGAAGTTTTCTATGTTATTACTGCTCTGTTTTACAGCGCCCCTTATCATGTTCTACTGGCAGTTatagaatagtttgagttggaagggacccttagagGTCACCTAGAGCTCAATCAGGTTACTCAGAGCCCATGCATCCTGACCCTGAACTTCTCCGAGGATGAGGCATCCActatctgggcaacctgttcagtgcctcatcaccttcatttagaaattatttattcCTTATATCCAACATTAATCTCCCCTTATTtaatttgaagccatttccctttgttgtGTCACAACAGGCCCTGCTAAAGAgtgtctgcttctttcttctgtcttaaatctttcttttaatatctaAAGGTTGGGGGGTGAGGTCTTAAAACtcaaaggctgctctcaggtcttctggagccttctccaggctgaatagccCCAACTctcccagcctgtcctcacagggaagACATTCCAtctcttggatcatttttgtgacctTCCTCTGGATAACCCCAACAGATgcatgtctctcctgtactgaggaatCCACATTTGGATGCAGTCTTCCAgctgaggtctcaccagtgcagagtacagGGGATGCAAGTTACCAAACTGAAGACAACTCCAGTTATAAGCTAGTATGGACGCAGTATGTGTTCCAAAGATGAGCACAACTGCTTCTAGTTCAAGTTCTTATGGAACGAAATTGAAACTGCAATAGAAATAGGTGGCTCTGTTTGGGTTGATGTGTTGCACAGAGGCCAAGAGTAAGTCTAACACAAGCTTTAGGTGTGTGATGTTGAAACTCAGTGTGCTAGTAAAACATACTTGTTTTACTTCAGCAGAAGAAAGTTGCATGTGCAAGTAGCTCAGTGTAATAAGAGGATTAGGAGCTTATCTCTAAGGCTGTAGTTAGTGTGTGGCTGTACCTCTTCTGGATGAGAGGTTTACTGGGCCCAACTACTCATTACCACCTACCAACAGTAGTTTTCTGGGATGTGTATTTGATGCTTGGCCAAGTTTTGTTGGAATGACCCAGATTCTTTTCATAGTGGTggccttttgtttttctaatctGGTTCTTTAGCAGAAGAGGTGATTTTTCTCTGAGCTTTTACAAACCAAGTGCTGCTCATTGAATCAATTCATTAGAAAAAGCCCCGTTCCTTTAGTGCCCGAACCATTAATTTTCAGTGTCCTACCTGATGTGAGAAGACATTAAAATACTAGTACTGACATTGTGTGTTTCACCACATCTTCTTTAGGCTTGAAGATGTTTTTTCCTTGGTAGGTGAACTTAGCATTATTGAACTTAGTAGGTGAACTGGCATCTCTTGAGATTATATATTACTTTTCTCTCAGTCATAAATTCCTTGATTCCTTATTACTATATTTTCAACTGTGTGCTTTACAGTGCCAGACTTAATGAATGGATTGCATGTTCCTATTTGTTCCTATGAGTGCCTGCTTTTGTGGGAGCTGATTCCTGTATCTCTTGCTTCTGAGCCTGTGTTTGACACACTAACATTCATTTAGGAAGCCACCCCTAGAAAGTATTAGTACTCATAAAGCCAGCTGGAGccaaaacagtaaaaaaaatgagTAGAAAATGGAGGCTGGGTGGTAAAACACCAGATACCTTGAAGAAAACTTGCTTTGGAAGAAAGGGGATAGAAAATGGGGCTCAAAGCAAAGCCCATCTGCCATCAAGATGCTTGACTGAGGAACACGTAGAAGGACTGATGACCTCATCAGCTCTTTCTGAAAGATACCTGTTGTATTACAGTAACTGATAGGCTCTTCTGTGATTCAGAATGTTTATTAAGCTATTGCCAGAAAGAGATTTGTCTAAATATCTGTGTATCCGTTAAGACTTAGTAATTCATTCTGCCTTAGCCTACCCCTGCATTGCCATGTTGCTTCTGAGATCCTCTTTTTCTTGGTAGAAAAGACAGGCGTTATGTAATCCCTTTGTCTTAAAACACCCTTGATCTAAAGCTGATCTATAGAAGCATGATCcaacaagaaacaaataattaaCTTCTGAAGTAACACAGAGCTCTGTCATTCTGTGCATAAATTGAATGTTTCGTAATGCTACGGTCATGTTTTAGCATAGATACTGATACAGTGCATGCCAAGGTGGCTTATGTGCTGGCATGCTGGGGAAATTTCATtggctgatggacagttggcaGAACTACACTCttaattctgctgtttctttactatgagagtggggatgtgctggaacagctgcccagagaggctgtggatgccccgtccatctttggaggtgttcaaagtcaggttggatggggccccgggcagcctgggctggtattcagtgtagaggttggtggctctgcctgcagcagggggtttggagcttcatgatccttgaggtcccttccaacctgggccattctgtgacaCTCCTATGCCATCTGATTATGAAAGCAGGAAGAGGAGAACTCAATGTGGTTTTAAAAATCATCATTCAATACTCAAGAACTAGACATTGTGGATGCCTGTCACTCCGTGTAATGTTATTTTATATTAGGGGTTTTATTGTCTTCTTGTTGAACGGGAACAATGTGCAAATAAGGTGTGCATGGACAAACAAAACCATTACAGATCAATCATAATCTGACCTTATCcagaagggaaaatggaaaaataagtgaTTTAACTTTCCATTCAGCTTGTTCTTGCTTGATGCTTGTCAGGGTCTCCCCTTTGGAGCACAGAGTAAATGAGATGGGTTTTGTCTTGTGAAAGCTCTTTTCCCTTgagagcactggcacagcctgTTAGGGTTTTAATTATTTGATGACAGCTGAATGTGTTACGAGGGTGGACattgacaggacaagggggaatcgtgttaaactgagacagggcaggtttaggttggatcttaggaggaggtttttcacccagagggtggtgatgcactggaacaggttgcccaaggaggctgtggatgccccatccctgcaggcattcaaggccaggctggatgtggtgctgggcagcctgggctgctggttggtgaccctgcacacagcagggggttggaactggatgagcactgtgggccttttcaaaCCAGGctgttctctgtttctgtgatgctgctgtCCATGGCTGCCTTGCATACAGACAGTGCAGCACCCTTCAGACACAGCACGATCTGGATCCTAAGGCCTAATTATTCTTTACCTTTTGGTAACTGGCTGCCAGTGCTGGAGCCCTGAGGAGATAGTCCCTTATAGAGCTGCTGACTGGATTGCTGCCCGGTGACCACGAGTGACTGAGGAGCAGCTTGCTCATTAGATGATGCTGTGACATGTTATTGGCAGGCTTATCTGGGCAAGTACGTTCTTGAATGCATTTTAAGTGCCCCGTTAATCAAACTGCTGGAATGATAAGGTCACTGCATTCTTGGACTTTGCTCAtagtttgctgtttttttttcctcccgcCTTAAACATATTTATACAGCACGCATTTGGGGCTTTCCCTTTGGTTCGTCAGAAGCTATTAAAATCTTAACGAGGACATGAAAGGATTAGAGATGGAGACTGAACTCTCCTCGCTTTTGCTGGCGGCCTGAGGGGGGCGAAC
This window harbors:
- the EXOSC3 gene encoding exosome complex component RRP40 produces the protein MAGGGGVPAASPVGQVVLPGDVLLLPEHGEQDLEKLPLGTSAAPRGRLLCGPGLRRCAGGLMVTKCGLLRHRQAGGGAAAAGGAYWVDSQQKRYVPVKGDHVIGIVTGKVGDVFRLDVGGSEQASLSYLAFEGATKRNRPNVQVGDLIYGQFLVANKDMEPEMVCIDSSGRASGMGVIGQDGFLFKVSLGLIRKLLAPKCEIIQELSQLYPFELVLGMNGRIWVKAKTVQQTLIIVNILEACEHMTAEQRKQALAKLSGN